One genomic region from Vidua macroura isolate BioBank_ID:100142 chromosome 18, ASM2450914v1, whole genome shotgun sequence encodes:
- the ACACB gene encoding acetyl-CoA carboxylase 2 — protein MLPAALLLLAVLLLVWAKMSSSRCEQKEPEESPAGPPPAARPPARPSPPGRQSPPGRQPPPRAGRAGAEPEQLAVYNPAALRRPALAKFVLGSFDDNSSDDELMATAFRVGRRRSSLAGVGGTVPEPPTVSALLETGAGIRPSMSGLNLAKRSHKKMDLQRDFSVASPAEFVTRFGGNRVIEKVLIANNGIAAVKCMRSIRRWAYEMFRNERAIRFVVMVTPEDLKANAEYIKMADHYVPVPGGTNNNNYANVELIVDISKRIPVQAVWAGWGHASENHKLPELLQKNGIAFLGPPSDAMWALGDKVASTIVAQTLEIPTLPWSGSGLVAQWSEEDQNHQQAISIPLETYAQGCVKDVEEGLEVAMRIGYPLMIKAAEGGGGKGIRKVEAAEEFSACFRQVQAEAPGSPIFLMQLAQHARHLEVQVLADEYGNAISLFSRDCSIQRRHQKIIEEAPATIAAPAVTEMMEKCAVRLAQMVGYVSAGTVEYLYGEDGSFHFLELNPRLQVEHPCTEMVADVNLPAAQLQIAMGIPLHRIKDIRVLYGESPWGDTPICFHSPSNPPVPRGHVIAARITSENPEEGFKPSSGTVQELNFRSSKNVWGYFSVAAAGGLHEFADSQFGHCFSWGENREEATSNMVVALKELSIRGDFRTTVEYLIKLLETESFQNNEIHTGWLDHLIAEKVQAEKPDTMLGVVCGALNVADAAFRTSMTDFLHTLERGQVLPAASLLNIVDVELLYEGVKYVLQVARQSLTTYVVIMNRTHIEIDVHRLNDGGLLLSYDGCSYTTYMKEEIDRYRITIGNKTCTFEKEKDPTVLRSPCAGKLLQYMVEDGGHVDEGKVYAEIEVMKIIMTLAVEEAGQLHYVKRPGALLEAGCVIARLQLDDPSKVKPAQLFTGGLPVQQTLPITGEKQHQVLRNVLDNLTNIMNGYCLPEPYFKTKVKEWVAQLMKTLRDPALPLLELQEIMTSISGRIPLAVEKSIRKVMAQYASNITSVLCRFPSQQIANVLDTHAATLQRKAEREVFFMNTQSLVQLVQRYRSGIRGYMKAVVLDLLRRYLQVETQFQHAHYDKCVISLREQCKPNMTPVLESIFSHAQVAKKNQLVIMLIDQLCGRDPTLTDELTTILHELTQLSKTEHSKVALRARQVLIASHMPSYELRHNQVESIFISAIDMYGHEYCPENLKKLILSETSIFDVLPVFFYHTNKVVRMAALEVYVRRGYIAYELHSLQHQQLSDGTCLVEFKFMLPSSHPNRISVPISISNPDLARHSTELFMDSGFSPTSQRMGVMVAFRRFEDFTRNFDEVISCFANSPSDSGLLSDAQATTYDEEDTKNIREEPIHILNIALCSADHMEDEKLVPIFRAFAQSKKNILVERGLRRITFLIAQQREFPKFFTFRARDEFAEDRIYRHLEPALAFQLELSRMRNFDLTAIPCANHKMHLYLGAARVQAGAEATDYRFFIRAIVRHSDLITKEASFEYLQNEGERLLLEAMDELEVAFNNTIVRTDCNHIFLNFVPTVIMDPSKIEESVRSMVMRYGSRLWKLRVLQAEVKINIRLTPTATAIPIRLFLTNESGYYLDISLYKEVRDPSTGSIMFQSYGDKHGPQHGMLINTPYVTKDLLQAKRFQAQSLGTTYVYDFPEMFRQALFKLWGSSDLYPKDILTYTELVLDSQGHLVQMNRVPGGNEVGMVAFKMKLKTPEYPKGRDIVLICNDITHKIGSFGPEEDLVFLRASELARAEGIPRIYIAANSGARIGFADEIKHMFQVAWVDPAEPYKGFRYLYLTPQDYTRISTMNSVRCEHVEEGGESRYVLLDIIGKDNGFGVENLRAAGTIAGESSRAYDEIVTISMVTCRAIGIGAYLVRLGQRVIQVENSHIILTGVTALNKVLGREVYTSNNQLGGVQIMHNNGVSHVTVPDDFEGVYTILQWLSYIPKDNQSPVPVTAISDPVEREIDFVPSKVPYDPRWMLAGRPHPTLKGTWQSGFFDQGSFMEIMKPWAQTVVVGRARLGGLPVGVIAVETRTVEVTIPADPANLDSEAKIIQQAGQVWFPDSAFKTAQAIRDFNREHLPLMIFANWRGFSSGMKDMYDQMLKFGAFIVDSLRDFKQPVLVYIPPHAELRGGSWVVIDSTINPLHVELYADKESRGGILEPGGTVEIKFRKKDLVKTMRRIDTVYAKLVEQLGTPELSEAQRKQLEKQLKAREELLLPVYHQVAVRFADLHDTPGRMQEKGVITDILEWKSARSFLYWRLRRLLLEEMVKGEVLKANSELSHIHIQSMLRRWFMETEGAEKGYLWDNNQVVVEWLEKHMQEEDSSQSAIRENIKYLKRDYILKHIRSLLQANPELTMDCIVQMAQHITGPQKAQVAHLLSRVDTDDPS, from the exons GCCCAGCATGTCGGGGCTGAACCTGGCAAAGAGGAGCCACAAGAAGATGGACCTGCAGCGGGATTTTTCCGTTGCCTCCCCAGCTGAGTTCGTGACCCGCTTTGGGGGCAACCGTGTCATCGAGAAG gtCCTCATCGCCAACAATGGCATCGCTGCTGTGAAGTGCATGCGCTCCATCCGCCGCTGGGCCTACGAGATGTTCCGCAACGAGCGCGCCATTCGCTTCGTGGTCATGGTCACCCCCGAGGACCTCAAGGCTAACGCAG AGTACATCAAGATGGCAGATCACTACGTGCCAGTCCCTGGAGgaaccaacaacaacaactacGCCAACGTGGAGCTGATCGTGGACATTTCCAAACGGATCCCAGTCCAG GCGGTGTGGGCTGGCTGGGGACACGCCTCAGAGAACCAcaagctgccagagctgctgcagaaaaacgGGATAGCTTTCCTAG GTCCCCCCAGTGATGCCATGTGGGCGCTGGGGGACAAAGTTGCCTCCACCATTGTGGCTCAGACCCTGGAGATCCCCACACTGCCATGGAGTGGGAGTG GTCTGGTGGCTCAGTGGTCTGAGGAGGACCAGAATCATCAGCAGGCCATCAGCATCCCCCTGGAGACGTACGCACAGGGCTGCGTGAAGGACGTGGAGGAAGGCCTGGAG GTGGCCATGAGGATCGGCTACCCCCTGATGATCAAGGCAGCAGAAGGTGGCGGGGGCAAAGGCATCCGAAAAgtggaggcagcagaggaatTTAGTGCCTGTTTCCGGCAG GTGCAGGCGGAGGCGCCGGGATCCCCCATTTTCCTGATGCAGCTGGCGCAGCACGCGCGGCACCTGGAGGTGCAGGTCCTGGCAGATGAGTACGGCAACGCCATCTCCCTCTTCAGCCGGGACTGCTCCATCCAGCGCCGCCACCAGAAGATCATTGAGGAGGCACCCGCCACCATCGCTGCCCCCGCTGTCACCGAGATGATGGAGAAG TGCGCTGTCCGCCTGGCCCAGATGGTTGGGTACGTCAGTGCAGGCACCGTGGAGTATCTGTACGGGGAGGACGGGAGCTTCCACTTCCTGGAGCTGAACCCCCGGCTGCAGGTGGAGCACCCGTGCACGGAGATGGTGGCGGACGTGAACCTCCCggctgcccagctgcag ATTGCAATGGGCATCCCCTTGCACAGGATAAAAGACATCCGGGTGCTGTATGGGGAGAGCCCCTGGGGGGACACCCCCATCTGCTTCCACAGCCCCTCCAACCCCCCCGTGCCCAGAGGCCACGTCATTGCTGCCCGGATCACCAGCGAGAACCCCGAGGAG GGTTTCAAGCCCAGCTCGGGGACGGTGCAGGAGCTGAACTTCCGCAGCAGCAAGAATGTCTGGGGGTACTTCAGCGTGGCAGCAGCCGGGGGGCTGCACGAATTTGCTGATTCCCAGTTTGGACACTGCTTCTCATGGGGAGAGAACAGGGAGGAGGCCACCTC GAACATGGTGGTGGCCCTGAAGGAGCTGTCTATCCGTGGGGATTTCCGGACCACGGTGGAGTACCTGATCAAgctgctggagacagagagCTTCCAGAACAACGAGATACACACGGGCTGGCTGGACCACCTGATCGCCGAGAAAGTGCAG GCAGAGAAGCCAGACACGATGCTGGGGGTTGTCTGTGGTGCCCTGAACGTGGCAGATGCTGCTTTCAGAACGTCCATGACTGACTTCCTGCACACGCTGGAGAG GGgccaggtgctgccagcagcctctcTGCTGAACATCGTCGATGTGGAGCTCCTCTATGAGGGTGTGAAGTACGTTCTGCAG GTGGCCCGCCAGTCGCTGACCACCTACGTGGTCATCATGAACCGCACGCACATCGAGATCGACGTGCACCGGCTCAACGACGgggggctgctgctctcctaCGACGGCTGCAGCTACACCACCTACATGAAAGAGGAGATCGACAG GTACCGGATCACCATCGGCAACAAAACGTGCACCTTCGAGAAGGAGAAGGACCCGACGGTGCTGCGCTCGCCCTGCGCGGGGAAGCTGCTGCAGTACATGGTGGAGGACGGCGGCCACGTGGACGAGGGGAAGGTTTATGCGGAGATCGAG GTGATGAAGATCATCATGACGCTGGCGGTGGAGGAGGCGGGGCAGCTGCACTACGTCAAGCGGCCGGGAGCGCTGCTGGAGGCCGGCTGTGTCATCGCCCGGCTCCAGCTCGATGATCCCTCCAAAGTGAAGCCT GCACAGCTATTCACAGGGGGGCTCCCAGTCCAGCAGACCCTCCCCATCACTGGTGAGAAGCAGCACCAGGTTCTCCGCAACGTGCTGGACAACCTGACCAACATCATGAATGGCTACTGCCTGCCCGAGCCCTACTTCAAGAccaag GTGAAGGAATGGGTGGCACAGCTGATGAAGACCCTGCgggaccctgccctgcccctgctggagctgcaggagatcATGACGAGCATTTCGGGACGAATCCCGCTGGCCGTGGAGAAGTCCATCCGGAAGGTGATGGCGCAGTACGCCAGCAACATCACCTCCGTGCTCTGCCGCTTCCCCAGCCAGCAG ATCGCCAACGTGCTGGACACCCACGCAGCCACGCTGCAGAGGAAGGCTGAGCGGGAAGTCTTCTTCATGAACACACAGAGCCTGGTGCAGCTGGTGCAGAG GTACCGCAGCGGCATCCGGGGCTACATGAAGGCAGTGGTGCTGGACCTGCTCAGGCGCTATCTGCAAGTGGAGACACAGTTCCAGCATG CTCACTACGACAAGTGTGTCATCAGCCTGCGAGAGCAATGCAAACCCAACATGACCCCCGTGCTGGAGAGCATCTTCTCCcatgcccaggtggccaagaagaaCCAGCTGGTGATCATGTTAATT GACCAGCTGTGTGGCCGTGACCCCACGCTGACAGATGAGCTGACGACCATCCTCCACGAGCTGACACAGCTCAGCAAGACCGAGCACTCCAAAGTGGCGCTGAGAGCCCGGCAG GTGCTCATTGCCTCTCACATGCCCTCCTATGAGCTGCGGCACAACCAGGTTGAGTCCATCTTCATCTCCGCTATCGACATGTACGGACATGAGTACTGCCCTGAGAACCTGAAG AAACTGATCCTGTCAGAAACCTCCATCTTTGATGTGCTTCCCGTGTTCTTCTACCACACCAACAAGGTGGTGCGCAtggcagcactggag GTGTATGTGCGGCGGGGGTACATCGCCTATGAGCTGCAcagcctgcagcaccagcagctctctgaTGGCACCTGCCTCGTGGAGTTCAAGTTCATGCTGCCCTCTTCCCACCCCAACAG GATATCCGTCCCTATCAGCATCTCCAACCCTGACCTGGCCCGGCACAGCACCGAGCTCTTCATGGACAGTGGCTTTTCCCCCACGAGCCAGAGGATGGGAGTCATGGTGGCCTTCCGCAGATTTGAGGACTTCACAAG GAACTTTGATGAAGTGATCTCGTGCTTTGCTAACTCCCCGTCGGACAGCGGGCTCCTCAGTGATGCACAGGCCACCACCTACGATGAGGAGGACACCAAG AACATCCGTGAGGAGCCAATCCACATCCTCAACATCGCGCTCTGCTCGGCTGACCACATGGAAGACGAGAAGCTGGTGCCCATCTTCAGAGCCTTTGCCCAGTCCAAG AAAAATATCCTCGTTGAACGGGGTCTCCGGAGAATCACATTCCTCATTGCCCAGCAG AGAGAATTCCCAAAGTTTTTCACGTTCAGGGCCAGAGATGAG TTCGCAGAGGATCGGATCTACCGGCACCTGGAGCCGGCGCTCGCcttccagctggagctgagccgCATGCGCAACTTCGACCTGACGGCCATCCCCTGTGCCAACCACAAGATGCACCTGTACCTGGGGGCTGCCAGGGTGCAGGCGGGCGCCGAGGCCACCGACTACCGCTTCTTCATCCGCGCCATCGTGCGCCACTCCGACCTCATCACCAAG GAGGCTTCCTTCGAGTACCTGCAGAACGAGGGCGAGCGGCTGCTCCTGGAGGCCATGGATGAGCTGGAGGTGGCCTTCAACAACACCATCGTGCGCACTGACTGCAACCACATCTTCCTCAACTTCGTGCCCACTGTCATCATGGACCCGTCCAAG ATCGAGGAGTCAGTGCGCTCCATGGTGATGCGCTACGGCAGCCGCCTCTGGAAGCTGCGGGTGCTGCAGGCTGAGGTGAAGATCAACATCCGCCTGACACCCACTGCCACCGCCATCCCCATCCGCCTCTTCCTCACCAACGAGTCCGGATATTACCTGGACATCAGCCTCTACAAGGAAGTGAGGGATCCCAGCACCGGCAGC ATCATGTTCCAGTCATATGGGGACAAGCACGGGCCGCAGCACGGGATGCTCATCAACACCCCCTATGTCACCAAGGACCTGCTTCAGGCCAAGCGGTTCCAGGCACAGTCCTTGGGCACCACCTACGTGTACGACTTCCCAGAGATGTTCAGGCAG GCTCTCTTCAAGCTGTGGGGCTCCTCGGACCTGTATCCCAAAGACATCTTGACCTACACTGAGCTGGTCCTGGACTCTCAGGGGCACCTCGTGCAGATGAACAGGGTCCCTGGAGGGAACGAG GTGGGGATGGTTGCTTTCAAAATGAAGCTGAAGACCCCTGAGTACCCCAAAGGCCGGGACATTGTGCTCATCTGCAACGACATCACACACAAGATTGGCTCCTTTGGGCCTGAGGAGGACCTGGTGTTCCTGAGGGCCTCGGAGCTGGCGCGAGCCGAGGGCATCCCCCGCATCTACATCGCCGCCAACAGCGGCGCCCGCATCGGCTTCGCTGACGAGATCAAGCACATGTTCCAGGTGGCCTGGGTGGACCCAGCTGAGCCCTACAAG ggGTTCAGGTACCTGTACCTCACTCCCCAGGACTACACGAGGATCAGCACCATGAACTCGGTGCGCTGTGAGCACGTGGAGGAAGGTGGAGAGTCCAG GTATGTCCTGCTGGACATCATTGGGAAGGACAatggatttggggtggaaaaCCTGAGAGCTGCTGGTACCATCGCTGGGGAGTCCTCCCGTGCCTATGATGAAATAGTGACCATCAGCATG gtgacctGTCGTGCCATCGGGATCGGTGCCTACCTGGTGAGGCTGGGCCAGCGAGTCATCCAGGTGGAGAACTCCCACATCATCCTCACGGGTGTCACGGCTCTCAACAAG GTGCTGGGACGGGAGGTTTACACATCCAACAACCAGCTGGGAGGAGTGCAGATCATGCACAACAACGGCGTTTCCCATGTCACTGTCCCAGATGACTTTGAGGGGGTCTACACCATCCTGCAGTGGCTCTCATACATACCCAAG GATAACCAGAGCCCAGTGCCTGTCACTGCCATAAGTGACCCTGTTGAAAGAGAAATTGATTTTGTCCCTTCCAAAGTCCCCTATGACCCCAGGTGGATGCTGGCAGGGAGACCCCATCCAA ctctcAAAGGGACCTGGCAGAGCGGCTTCTTTGACCAGGGCAGCTTCATGGAGATCATGAAGCCGTGGGCTCAGACCGTTGTGGTTGGCAGAGCGAG GCTGGGAGGTCTCCCCGTGGGCGTCATCGCTGTTGAGACCCGCACCGTGGAGGTGACAATACCCGCTGACCCTGCCAACCTGGACTCAGAGGCAAAG ATAATCCAGCAGGCTGGACAGGTCTGGTTCCCCGactctgcttttaaaacagcCCAAGCCATTCGGGACTTCAACCGGGAACACCTCCCGCTGATGATCTTTGCCAACTGGAGAGGCTTCTCCAGCGGCATGAAAG ACATGTACGACCAGATGCTGAAGTTTGGCGCCTTCATCGTGGACAGCCTGCGGGACTTCAAGCAGCCTGTCCTGGTGTACATCCCCCCTCACGCGGAGCTGCGCGGCGGCTCCTGGGTGGTCATCGACTCCACCATCAACCCCCTGCATGTGGAGCTCTACGCCGACAAGGAGAGCAG GGGAGGCATTTTGGAGCCTGGAGGAACAGTGGAGATCAAGTTCAGAAAGAAGGATTTGGTGAAGACCATGAGAAGGATCGATACAGTCTATGCCAAGCTTGTTGAACAACTGG GGACCCCCGAGCTGTCGGAGGCGCAGCGCaagcagctggagaagcagctgaaggcgcgggaggagctgctgctgcccgtgTACCACCAGGTGGCCGTGCGCTTCGCAGACCTGCACGACACCCCGGGCCGCATGCAGGAGAAAGGGGTCATCACG GACATCCTGGAGTGGAAGAGCGCCCGCTCCTTCCTCTACTGGCGGctgcggcggctgctgctggaggagatggTGAAGGGGGAGGTGCTGAAGGCCAACAGCGAGCTCAGCCACATCCACATCCAGTCCATGCTGCGGCGCTGGTTCATGGAGACGGAAGGAGCTGAGAAG GGATACCTCTGGGACAACAACCAGGTGGTGGTGGAGTGGCTGGAGAAGCACATGCAGGAGGAAGACAGCAGCCAGTCAGCCATCAGGGAGAACATCAAGTACCTGAAGCGGGACTACATCCTCAAGCACATCCGGAG CTTGCTCCAGGCCAACCCCGAGCTGACCATGGACTGCATCGTGCAGATGGCTCAGCACATCACCGGGCCACAGAAGGCCCAGGTCGCCCATCTCCTGTCCAGGGTGGACACTGATGATCCCTCCTGA